A single window of Vibrio gazogenes DNA harbors:
- the lpcA gene encoding D-sedoheptulose 7-phosphate isomerase, whose translation MYHDLIKNELNEAADVLNKFLSDEHNIAQIEAAAKLIADSFKQGGKVLSCGNGGSHCDAMHFAEELTGRYRDNRPGYPGIAISDPSHLSCVSNDFGYEFVFSRYVEAVGAKGDVLFGLSTSGNSGNILKAIEAAKAKGMKSIALTGKDGGKMAGIADVEIRVPHFGYADRIQEIHIKIIHILIMLIEKEMA comes from the coding sequence ATGTACCACGATTTAATTAAGAACGAGCTGAACGAAGCCGCCGATGTACTAAACAAGTTTTTAAGTGATGAGCATAATATTGCTCAGATTGAGGCGGCTGCCAAGCTGATTGCAGATTCTTTTAAACAGGGTGGAAAAGTGCTTTCTTGTGGGAACGGTGGCTCCCATTGTGATGCGATGCATTTTGCTGAAGAACTGACCGGACGTTACCGTGATAATCGACCTGGCTATCCGGGGATTGCCATTTCAGATCCCAGCCATCTGTCATGCGTCAGTAATGATTTTGGCTATGAATTTGTATTTTCTCGTTACGTCGAGGCTGTCGGTGCGAAAGGTGATGTCTTGTTCGGACTGTCGACCTCCGGAAATTCCGGTAACATCCTGAAAGCCATCGAAGCGGCAAAAGCCAAAGGCATGAAAAGTATTGCTTTAACCGGTAAAGACGGTGGCAAAATGGCTGGCATTGCTGATGTTGAGATCCGAGTCCCTCATTTCGGCTATGCTGATCGTATTCAGGAAATTCATATCAAGATCATCCATATTTTGATTATGTTGATCGAGAAAGAAATGGCTTAA
- the fadE gene encoding acyl-CoA dehydrogenase FadE translates to MSILLSIVVLLVVWGICAYHRLSMALGTGMLTASLIVLTLLGQVGFTFWVIYALVLACVTVPSIRQNLVTSQVFSLFKRQLPKMSKTEKEALDAGTVWWEAELFRGKPDWQQLHRYQTPHLTEEERAFLDGPVNQVCEMVNDYQVTHELADLPPEIWEYLKAQKFFAMIIKKQYGGLEFSAYTQSLVLQKLAGVSGILAITVGVPNSLGPGELLQHYGTDEQKDYYLPRLATGQEIPCFALTSPEAGSDAGSIPDFGVVCKGTWEGKEVVGMRLTWNKRYITLAPVATVLGLAFKLQDPDHLLGEEENIGITCALIPTDMAGVEIGRRHFPLNIPFQNGPTQGKDVFVPLDFIIGGPGMAGNGWRMLVECLSVGRGITLPSNSTGVTKTTAVTTGAYARIRRQFKQPIGKMEGIEEPLARLGGNAYLMDAACQLTVTGIMNGEKPSVISAIVKYHCTHRAQQCLKDAMDITGGKGICLGPSNFLAKNYQGAPIAITVEGANILTRSMIIFGQGAIRCHPYVLKEMELAHSQSDNAMAQFDQTLSAHIAYTVSNAARSFWLGLTNGLGSAAPHHDETKRYYQKLNRYSANLALMADLTMLTLGGSLKRKERVSARLGDLLSQLYLSSATLKRYDDEGRHTEDLDLVRWALEDSLKQMEVALSELLDNYPSPVLGSLLKRLLMPFGRVCHGPSDKLDHRVAKLLQSNTAPRNRLGRYQYWYASEHNPAGRIHQALDTIIQAEPIFDKICQLKNKHYPFTNLDQLAKTALDEQLISSDESDLLIKAEQERLYVINVDDFAPETLAAGSPDHPKQGKAKRSNRKTASPVQES, encoded by the coding sequence ATGAGTATTTTGCTCTCGATCGTCGTATTACTCGTGGTATGGGGAATCTGCGCCTATCATCGTCTCTCGATGGCATTGGGAACAGGAATGCTTACTGCGTCACTAATTGTGTTAACGCTGCTTGGCCAGGTCGGTTTCACATTCTGGGTCATTTATGCACTGGTCCTTGCCTGCGTGACTGTCCCATCCATCCGGCAAAATCTAGTGACTTCCCAAGTTTTCAGCCTCTTTAAACGCCAACTTCCCAAAATGTCCAAGACCGAAAAAGAGGCCTTAGATGCAGGAACCGTCTGGTGGGAAGCCGAGCTATTTCGAGGTAAACCCGACTGGCAGCAACTACATCGCTATCAAACACCTCATCTGACCGAAGAAGAACGTGCATTTTTAGACGGTCCGGTGAATCAGGTCTGTGAAATGGTCAATGATTATCAGGTCACTCATGAACTGGCCGACTTACCGCCTGAAATCTGGGAATATCTCAAAGCGCAGAAATTCTTTGCCATGATTATCAAGAAACAATATGGCGGCTTGGAATTTTCGGCCTATACACAATCACTGGTGCTGCAAAAACTGGCAGGCGTTTCTGGTATTCTCGCCATCACGGTCGGTGTGCCAAACTCCTTAGGTCCCGGAGAATTATTGCAACATTACGGCACCGACGAGCAAAAAGACTATTATCTGCCTCGGCTGGCAACGGGTCAGGAGATTCCTTGTTTTGCCCTCACTAGCCCTGAAGCAGGTTCAGATGCCGGTTCGATTCCTGATTTCGGTGTGGTTTGTAAAGGGACATGGGAAGGAAAAGAAGTCGTCGGGATGCGTCTGACTTGGAATAAACGCTATATCACACTAGCCCCCGTAGCAACCGTATTAGGGTTAGCATTTAAATTACAAGACCCGGATCATTTACTCGGTGAAGAAGAAAATATTGGCATTACCTGTGCGTTAATTCCAACCGATATGGCTGGTGTCGAAATCGGTCGTCGTCACTTCCCGCTGAATATTCCATTCCAAAATGGTCCGACTCAAGGAAAAGATGTCTTTGTCCCACTCGATTTCATCATCGGCGGACCCGGCATGGCCGGTAACGGATGGCGAATGCTGGTTGAATGTCTGTCGGTTGGCCGCGGTATCACCCTCCCATCGAACTCGACTGGTGTCACTAAAACAACCGCTGTGACAACCGGTGCCTACGCAAGAATCCGGCGTCAGTTCAAACAACCCATAGGAAAAATGGAAGGGATTGAGGAGCCACTGGCACGCTTAGGCGGCAATGCCTATCTGATGGATGCAGCCTGTCAACTCACCGTGACGGGTATCATGAACGGTGAAAAACCCTCCGTTATTTCAGCAATCGTCAAATATCATTGTACCCACCGGGCTCAACAGTGCCTCAAAGATGCCATGGATATTACCGGCGGGAAAGGGATCTGCCTTGGTCCGTCAAATTTCCTTGCCAAAAACTATCAGGGCGCGCCCATCGCAATTACGGTTGAAGGGGCGAACATTCTGACCCGTTCGATGATTATCTTTGGTCAGGGTGCGATTCGCTGTCATCCTTATGTACTCAAAGAAATGGAACTGGCTCACTCTCAAAGTGACAACGCAATGGCACAGTTCGACCAGACACTCAGTGCACATATTGCTTACACCGTGAGTAATGCAGCACGCAGTTTTTGGCTTGGTCTCACCAATGGACTCGGCTCCGCAGCACCACATCATGATGAGACCAAACGTTACTACCAAAAACTTAACCGTTACAGTGCCAATCTCGCACTCATGGCCGATCTGACGATGCTGACTCTTGGTGGCAGCCTGAAACGCAAAGAACGTGTATCTGCCCGTCTGGGAGATTTACTGAGTCAACTGTATTTGTCTTCAGCAACATTGAAACGCTATGACGATGAGGGCCGCCACACTGAAGACCTAGATTTGGTACGCTGGGCTCTGGAAGATAGCCTGAAACAGATGGAGGTAGCATTGTCAGAATTACTCGACAACTACCCGTCCCCAGTCTTGGGTTCCCTGCTCAAACGGCTCCTCATGCCTTTTGGACGCGTTTGTCACGGCCCCAGCGACAAACTGGATCACCGAGTTGCAAAACTATTGCAATCGAATACCGCACCAAGAAACCGTCTGGGTCGTTATCAGTACTGGTATGCAAGCGAACATAACCCAGCAGGTCGAATCCATCAGGCTCTGGATACAATCATTCAGGCAGAACCGATTTTTGATAAAATCTGTCAGCTGAAAAATAAACATTATCCATTTACCAATTTGGATCAACTGGCCAAAACAGCACTGGATGAACAGCTAATTTCAAGTGATGAATCGGATCTACTGATCAAGGCAGAACAAGAACGCCTCTATGTGATTAATGTCGATGACTTTGCACCGGAAACGTTAGCCGCCGGATCGCCTGACCATCCGAAACAAGGAAAAGCAAAACGTAGCAATCGAAAAACAGCCAGTCCGGTACAAGAATCCTAA